A window of Flavobacteriales bacterium contains these coding sequences:
- a CDS encoding DUF885 family protein, whose product MRKATFILLILGSALLLFFGIWFAKLVWFKPINIDHFFERVYIEFLWDDPEALTQTGVLKPFWISGYKSELTDISPKATERLAEVGRKNLNLLEEYDRSKLNESQKVSYDVLHWFLKTGVAAEPFLFHDYPITHISGAHIEVPQFMNSLPLQSRNDIENYLSRLEKIDEKFGSVIDALEERKKRGIVPPTHILKEAILFCDHFYQTPVEENVLFTSFQKKLNAIGLLEPTKRDRYIAQCRETIQGEVIPAYRRLSQYLLQLERSSLNIAGVWQLPNGDAYYRSCLLQQTTLKLDPDSLYEWGKTEMERLNAELSKLQVFTKGAVVDSFRTDSLGRLQTIQYFSEVSDAMKPLLPSYFNRLPSTELEILELPAYRANNSTFAFYIPPRGEPRRNGKVYVNTWKAEQFPKYLAKTFAYHEGIPGHHIQKGIQADLTELPTFRRFIPFSAYTEGWGMYAEQLGHEMTGTLDAFDQMGQVQSELFRTARMMADIGIHHKKWLREQAITFMMENASLSESEAADEVDRYIVWPGQGCAYKVGLMKFRELRQRAESQISDFDIKEFHGVLLNEGAMPLEILEQRVDAYISSKQDKSKPSASP is encoded by the coding sequence ATGCGGAAAGCGACCTTCATACTGCTCATATTAGGAAGTGCGCTACTGCTGTTTTTTGGCATCTGGTTCGCCAAACTGGTTTGGTTCAAACCGATCAATATCGACCACTTTTTTGAACGTGTTTACATCGAATTCCTTTGGGATGACCCCGAAGCGCTTACTCAAACAGGCGTTCTGAAACCATTTTGGATAAGCGGCTACAAAAGCGAGCTGACCGATATTTCGCCAAAGGCCACGGAACGCTTGGCCGAGGTTGGACGAAAGAACCTCAACCTGTTAGAGGAATATGACCGTTCTAAACTCAACGAAAGTCAAAAAGTGTCTTACGATGTGCTGCATTGGTTTCTGAAAACGGGCGTGGCTGCCGAGCCATTTCTGTTTCATGATTACCCGATCACACACATTTCCGGGGCGCATATCGAAGTGCCGCAGTTCATGAACAGTCTTCCACTTCAATCACGAAATGATATTGAAAATTACCTGAGTCGACTGGAAAAGATCGATGAGAAATTCGGTTCGGTGATCGATGCGTTGGAAGAACGCAAGAAGCGAGGAATCGTTCCTCCCACCCATATTCTAAAGGAGGCCATCCTTTTCTGTGACCATTTCTACCAAACGCCAGTTGAGGAAAATGTACTGTTCACCTCCTTCCAAAAGAAACTGAATGCCATTGGGTTGCTGGAACCGACCAAACGCGACCGCTACATTGCGCAATGCCGCGAAACCATTCAAGGAGAGGTCATTCCTGCCTACCGCAGACTTTCCCAGTATTTGCTTCAACTGGAACGTAGCTCGCTGAACATAGCGGGTGTTTGGCAATTGCCCAATGGCGATGCCTATTACCGAAGTTGCCTCCTGCAACAGACCACGCTGAAACTCGACCCTGATAGTCTTTATGAATGGGGAAAGACCGAGATGGAACGGTTGAATGCCGAACTCTCCAAACTTCAGGTTTTCACAAAAGGTGCTGTGGTTGACAGCTTTCGCACTGACTCTTTGGGCAGATTGCAGACCATTCAATATTTCAGTGAAGTTTCGGATGCGATGAAACCGTTGCTTCCCTCCTATTTCAATCGGCTGCCATCAACCGAATTGGAAATCTTGGAATTGCCAGCGTATAGAGCAAACAACAGCACGTTTGCGTTTTACATTCCACCACGTGGCGAACCAAGACGCAACGGAAAGGTGTATGTGAACACGTGGAAAGCGGAGCAATTCCCAAAGTATCTGGCCAAAACGTTCGCGTATCACGAAGGGATTCCTGGTCATCATATCCAAAAGGGAATTCAGGCCGATCTGACGGAATTGCCCACGTTTCGAAGATTCATTCCTTTTTCTGCTTACACCGAAGGCTGGGGCATGTATGCCGAACAACTTGGTCATGAAATGACAGGAACGTTGGACGCTTTTGACCAGATGGGACAGGTACAGTCGGAACTTTTCCGAACGGCACGAATGATGGCCGACATTGGCATTCACCACAAAAAATGGCTGCGCGAACAGGCCATTACATTCATGATGGAAAATGCGAGCCTTTCGGAATCAGAAGCTGCGGATGAAGTGGACCGCTACATCGTTTGGCCTGGACAAGGTTGTGCGTATAAGGTCGGTTTGATGAAATTCCGAGAGCTGCGCCAACGTGCGGAATCACAAATTTCTGATTTTGACATCAAAGAATTCCACGGAGTATTATTGAATGAAGGCGCAATGCCTTTAGAGATCTTGGAGCAACGGGTGGATGCTTACATCAGTTCAAAGCAGGACAAATCAAAACCATCCGCGTCACCCTGA